The genome window CAGGTTGCCTTTAGGGTCCATAAACTGTGGCAAAAAAGCCATATAGAAAATGCACGTTTTCGGATTCAGGATATTAAAAACGATGCCTTCTGTAAAAGATTTATGGACAGAACAATGGGCAAAGCAAATTTGTTTATCTACTTCTGAAGAGTTTCTATTCATCGCATTGCGAAGGTTTTGGATACCCATCCAAGCTATGTAGGCAGCGCCGCAAAATTTGATTGCTTGGTACAGCTGAGCAGAGTTGTAAAGAATCAATGCAAGCCCGCAGGTGGAAACTGCTGCGTGAATGAAAAATCCTGCCCCGATTCCTGTGCTGGTTGCAGCGCCGTCAACGAAGCCGCCACGGATACTGTTTTTGACGATCATCATCGTGTTAGCACCAGGGATAAGGCAGAAAATAGTAACAGCAATAAGGTATTGTAGTAAGTTCTCAGGCATCTTACAGGCTCCGTATGAGCGTGTCCGTTCGGGCATGGCTAAAGGTGGGTGAATGTGTGCCGACACTGACAGAAACATTTTCAGTCTGCAACGGGAAAATTATGCTTTTTAGTTTGCTATCAAAATCCTCTGGAGGCGCTTATCAGCGGGATGTCTCCGACGGTTTAAGAACCTGTTACACTGTCGCTATCTGTACTTTCTCGTACCTTGAGAACAGCTACCGCTGTTGAAACAAGGTTCTTAAAAATCTCCAAAAACTTTTATTTGCGAGAACATCCCGTTTTTTCCATAAACTTGCGGCTTATGCTTCACTACCTTTCATGAAACAAAAAAGGCTGTCCCAAGATATTTGGAACAGCCTTTTTACGTTAGTAAAGTAAGTGGTGCAAAGCCGCGTGAAGACTTTTACGACGAGCTAGCCTCACAGGTAAAAGTTTTGGAAGGGGGTCTGGGGGAAACTTTTCTCAAAAAGTTTCAGCCCAGCCGCCGGAGGCAAGCGCCTTAGAAAGACTAGCAGAAGCCTTCAGCTTCGTGTGCTATTTTTTCTTTTTCTTTCCTGCCCTTTTTGCCACCTACCGGTGCGCCGCTTGGGCTTGCCTG of Halodesulfovibrio sp. MK-HDV contains these proteins:
- a CDS encoding LysE family translocator — encoded protein: MPENLLQYLIAVTIFCLIPGANTMMIVKNSIRGGFVDGAATSTGIGAGFFIHAAVSTCGLALILYNSAQLYQAIKFCGAAYIAWMGIQNLRNAMNRNSSEVDKQICFAHCSVHKSFTEGIVFNILNPKTCIFYMAFLPQFMDPKGNLLLQACILAGLHCAIFLCWQYAIAGFVHKAKGLISKAKVRTRIDAVAGIALVGLGVELAISD